The Corynebacterium halotolerans YIM 70093 = DSM 44683 region TCACCTTCGGCTCGGCGCCCGTGTTGAGCAGCAGGAACAGGCCGGTGCCGTAGGTGTTCTTGGCGTCGCCCTCGTGGAAGCAGGCCTGGCCGAACATCGCGGACTGCTGGTCGCCGAGCACCCCGCGGATGGGCACCCCCGGCAGCGAGCCGCGGCGGCGCACCTTCCCGAAATCGCCGACGGACGGGCGGATCTCCGGCAGGATGTCCACCGGCACGCCGACGGCGGCGCACAGTTCGGGATCCCAGGCGCGGGTGCGCAGATCCATGAGCAGGGTGCGCGAGGCGTTGGTGACGTCCGTGGCGTGTACGGCCGCATGCCCCTCATCACCCTCCGCCCCACCGGTGAGGTTCCACAGCAGCCAGGTGTCGATCGTGCCGGCCAGCAGTTCGCCCCGCTCGGCGCGCTCGCGGGCGCCGTCCACGTGGTCGAGGATCCAGGCGATCTTCGGACCCGCCGGGTACGAGTTGACGAGCAGGCCGGTCCGCTTGAGCCAGCGGTCGGCCGGCCTGCCCCCGGTGTTCCCTGTGCGCGTGTCCTGCCACACGATGGCGTTGTGAATCGGCCGGCCCGTCGCCTTATCCCACACCACGGCGGTCTCCCGCTGATTGGTCACGCCCAGAGCCGCGACGTCCTCGGGTGAGACGTCGACGGCCACCATCGCCGCGGACACCGCCCTGCGGGTGTTGTCCCAGATCTCCAGGGCGTCATGCTCCACCCAGCCCTGCCGCGGCAGAATCTGGCGGTGCTCGAACTGGGCGGAGGAGACAACCTGTCCGTCGTGGTCGACGATGACGCAGCGTGTCGACGTCGTGCCCTGGTCGATGGCGGCCACGAACTGTTTCTGGTGGGAGACGGTCACGGTTTCAAGTCTCGCATGTGGGTGGGCCACCGGCAGGAAAAGCCGTCCCGCACGGGGTTTCGACCGGGGCGGTCCCTAGAACCAGCGTTCCAGTACCTGAGCGACCCCGCCCTCGTCGTTGGTGCCGGTGACGTGGTCCGCGGCCGCCTTGACCTCGTCGCGGGCGTTGCCCATGGCCACACCGAATCCGACCCACCGGAGCATCTCGATGTCGTTGGGCATGTCGCCGAAGGCGACGGTCCGTGTCTGCTCGATGCCGTGCAGCTCCGCGAGCGTCGACACCCCCAACGCCTTGGTCACCCCCGGGGCCGCGACCTCGATGAGCCCTTCGTTCATGGAGAACGTCACGTGCGCCTTGGACTCATCGACGTGCGGGGCGATGAGACCGTACATCTGCGGGGCGGTGAGATTGTCGTTGCGCAGGATCATCTTCACCGCCGGTTCGGAGACGACCTCCTCCTCGGTGAGCACTCCGAAGCCCTGCTCCGCCCAGGTGTGCACGTAGCCGGGTGAGATGACGAAGGTCTCGTCCTCCGGGTCGAAGGCGGAGGTGCCCACCCGTTCGCAGGCCACCGCCACTCCCCCGTGCGCGGCGAGCGCCCCGCGGGCCGCGGCCACGACGTCGGACATGGTCTCGGGCGCCAGCTCGTGGGCGCGCAGCACCTTG contains the following coding sequences:
- the glpK gene encoding glycerol kinase GlpK, translated to MTVSHQKQFVAAIDQGTTSTRCVIVDHDGQVVSSAQFEHRQILPRQGWVEHDALEIWDNTRRAVSAAMVAVDVSPEDVAALGVTNQRETAVVWDKATGRPIHNAIVWQDTRTGNTGGRPADRWLKRTGLLVNSYPAGPKIAWILDHVDGARERAERGELLAGTIDTWLLWNLTGGAEGDEGHAAVHATDVTNASRTLLMDLRTRAWDPELCAAVGVPVDILPEIRPSVGDFGKVRRRGSLPGVPIRGVLGDQQSAMFGQACFHEGDAKNTYGTGLFLLLNTGAEPKVSTHGLLSTVLYEIEGQEPVYALEGSVAVGGSLIQWLRDQLGIIPDAAGVEKLAAEVPDTAGVYIVPAFSGLFAPRWRADARGVIVGLTRFTDRRHLARAALEATCYQSREVVEAMVADSGVELTRLRVDGGMVSNELLMQMQADLLDAEVVRPRNIETTALGAAFAAGLGADYWPSLDDVASLPEVDRSWSPEMTVGERSGLIAGWNRAVERSYGWEDGE
- a CDS encoding Cof-type HAD-IIB family hydrolase, producing MEHAPQLVVSDIDGTLLNSQDRVIPRLREVIARAVRSGAEVALATGRPHRWIYPVLEQLPVRPVCVTANGAVLYDSGEDKVLRAHELAPETMSDVVAAARGALAAHGGVAVACERVGTSAFDPEDETFVISPGYVHTWAEQGFGVLTEEEVVSEPAVKMILRNDNLTAPQMYGLIAPHVDESKAHVTFSMNEGLIEVAAPGVTKALGVSTLAELHGIEQTRTVAFGDMPNDIEMLRWVGFGVAMGNARDEVKAAADHVTGTNDEGGVAQVLERWF